From Desulfobotulus pelophilus, a single genomic window includes:
- a CDS encoding UDP-glucose dehydrogenase family protein, with translation MDIIVIGTGYVGLVTGVCLAEMGNRVTCVDRNPEKIQALEKGLLPIYEPGLGEMMQRNMASKNLFFTTNLTGTMNSPCLCFIAVGTPPRTNGAADIRQVMSVADDIARHMKAPVLVVNKTTAPVGTCDAIIRQIRMGLAARNKTITFDVASNPEFLKEGDAVADFMRPDRIIIGLSQQKAAAIPEIQSQEILSRLYAPFSRNHHKIIFMGMRDAEMTKYAANCMLATKISFMNEMASICENVGADVERVRRGMGADSRIGYDFIYAGCGYGGSCFPKDIQALIRAAEDMGITPDILKAVEKRNFTQKKRLFEKALAFFGGNLSGRHFAIWGLAFKPGTDDMREAPSLSLIQSLMEAGASLVAYDPVAMDTAKAILPSSWLASGRMAMAEHQYAALQGVDALFLVTEWKPFRQPDFAAMKRLMKQPVIFDGRNQFDPEELAKKGFDYKGIGRGRMDAGQDILECTAQAS, from the coding sequence ATGGATATCATTGTAATCGGAACAGGTTATGTGGGACTGGTCACGGGTGTCTGCTTGGCTGAGATGGGGAACAGGGTCACCTGCGTGGACAGAAACCCTGAAAAAATTCAGGCTCTGGAAAAAGGACTTCTTCCCATTTATGAACCCGGCCTTGGGGAAATGATGCAGAGGAACATGGCATCCAAAAACCTTTTTTTCACCACAAACCTTACAGGGACCATGAATTCTCCCTGCCTGTGCTTCATTGCCGTGGGTACGCCCCCCCGGACCAATGGAGCCGCCGATATCCGACAGGTCATGTCCGTTGCTGATGATATCGCCCGTCACATGAAGGCTCCTGTCCTTGTTGTCAATAAAACAACGGCGCCCGTAGGAACCTGTGATGCCATCATCCGGCAGATCCGTATGGGACTCGCCGCACGGAACAAAACCATCACTTTTGATGTGGCCAGTAATCCGGAATTTCTCAAGGAAGGCGATGCCGTGGCAGACTTCATGCGGCCGGACCGCATCATCATAGGGCTGAGCCAACAGAAGGCTGCAGCCATTCCGGAAATACAGAGTCAGGAAATCCTCTCCCGCCTCTACGCACCTTTTTCCCGGAATCACCATAAAATTATTTTCATGGGTATGCGGGATGCGGAGATGACCAAATATGCAGCCAACTGCATGCTGGCAACCAAAATATCCTTTATGAATGAAATGGCCTCCATCTGTGAAAACGTGGGAGCGGATGTGGAAAGGGTGCGCAGGGGAATGGGTGCGGACAGCCGTATAGGCTATGATTTCATCTATGCAGGCTGCGGCTATGGCGGTTCCTGTTTTCCAAAAGACATTCAGGCCCTGATCCGTGCTGCCGAAGACATGGGCATTACTCCTGACATTTTGAAAGCCGTTGAAAAACGGAATTTCACCCAGAAAAAACGGCTTTTTGAAAAAGCCCTTGCCTTCTTTGGTGGCAATCTTTCGGGCAGGCATTTTGCTATCTGGGGACTGGCCTTTAAGCCCGGTACGGACGACATGCGGGAAGCCCCCTCCCTGAGCCTGATACAAAGCCTCATGGAAGCCGGTGCTTCCCTTGTAGCCTATGATCCCGTGGCCATGGATACGGCCAAAGCCATACTTCCCTCCTCCTGGCTGGCATCGGGCAGGATGGCTATGGCCGAGCACCAGTACGCGGCCCTTCAGGGTGTGGATGCTCTTTTCCTCGTTACAGAATGGAAGCCCTTCCGCCAACCGGATTTCGCCGCCATGAAAAGACTGATGAAGCAACCCGTTATTTTTGATGGCCGGAATCAGTTTGACCCTGAGGAACTGGCAAAAAAAGGCTTTGATTATAAAGGCATTGGAAGGGGGAGAATGGACGCCGGTCAAGACATACTGGAGTGTACGGCCCAAGCATCATAA
- a CDS encoding DUF933 domain-containing protein produces the protein MKVGIIGLPQSGKKTLFTVLTGTRIPEGSQLAKPLPGTADILDPRFDRLVAMYEPKKQQPARIDFVLLPKMEKETISKGSIFQDIADMDAICLVVRAFEDEAIFHVDGHVDGVRDAEMVCSELIIHDQIFVEKRLERLEITLKKIKDEDQKKEFALLQRMQTHLEEEKPLRLFDISDEEEALIRSYPLITRKEMLLVLNTGETEIGSASIPEPIQTRCEKDQMQALCICAGMEAEIALLDDAEEKTAFLEDLGIAEPALGLLTRAALKALGRISFFTVGKDEVRQWLVRKDAPAPKAAGVIHSDLERGFIRAEVIKYDELMALGSEAEVKKAGKLSVNGKDYKVEDGDILNIRFKV, from the coding sequence ATGAAAGTCGGGATCATCGGCCTGCCCCAGAGCGGCAAAAAAACCTTATTTACCGTACTCACGGGAACCCGGATTCCCGAGGGCAGCCAGCTTGCCAAACCCCTGCCCGGAACGGCGGACATACTGGATCCCCGATTTGACCGTCTCGTGGCCATGTATGAACCCAAAAAACAACAGCCAGCACGTATCGACTTTGTACTGCTTCCTAAAATGGAAAAGGAAACCATATCCAAAGGCAGCATATTTCAGGACATTGCGGACATGGATGCCATCTGCCTTGTGGTACGGGCCTTTGAAGACGAGGCCATCTTCCATGTGGACGGTCATGTGGATGGGGTACGGGATGCGGAAATGGTCTGTTCCGAACTGATCATCCATGATCAGATTTTTGTGGAAAAGCGACTGGAACGACTGGAAATCACCCTCAAAAAAATAAAAGATGAGGATCAGAAAAAGGAATTCGCCCTGCTCCAGCGTATGCAGACCCATCTGGAAGAAGAAAAACCCCTGCGCCTTTTTGATATCTCGGATGAAGAGGAAGCCCTGATCCGCAGCTATCCTCTGATTACCCGTAAGGAAATGCTGCTGGTGCTCAATACAGGCGAAACGGAAATCGGTAGTGCCTCCATCCCGGAGCCCATTCAAACAAGATGTGAAAAAGACCAGATGCAGGCGTTGTGCATCTGTGCCGGCATGGAGGCGGAAATCGCCCTTCTGGATGATGCGGAGGAAAAAACGGCCTTTCTGGAGGACCTTGGAATCGCTGAACCGGCACTGGGCCTGCTGACCCGTGCGGCCCTGAAAGCCCTTGGCCGGATTTCCTTTTTTACCGTGGGCAAGGATGAGGTCCGGCAGTGGCTGGTCCGCAAAGATGCACCAGCCCCCAAAGCTGCCGGTGTGATCCATTCCGATCTGGAAAGGGGCTTTATCCGTGCGGAAGTCATCAAATACGATGAACTCATGGCCCTTGGCAGTGAAGCAGAAGTTAAAAAAGCCGGAAAACTCTCTGTTAACGGCAAAGATTACAAGGTAGAAGACGGCGATATTCTTAATATCCGCTTCAAAGTCTGA
- a CDS encoding 6-pyruvoyl trahydropterin synthase family protein has protein sequence MLTITREFRFEAAHRLALAHLTDEENHTIYGPCSRIHGHSYRLRVTLCGTPNEYGWLLNFSDLKKIVTLHVLRLYDHACLNELEEYQEVLPTAESMATAIFHRLKPHLRGPNYRLLRVCVYETQDAWASWEDPCAADS, from the coding sequence ATGCTTACCATTACCCGCGAGTTCCGCTTTGAAGCGGCCCACCGTCTGGCCCTTGCCCACCTGACGGACGAAGAGAACCACACCATCTACGGACCCTGTTCCCGTATTCACGGCCACAGCTACCGGCTGCGGGTGACCCTCTGCGGCACACCCAACGAATACGGCTGGCTGCTGAATTTTTCTGACCTGAAAAAAATTGTTACCCTCCACGTCCTGCGCCTTTATGATCATGCCTGTCTGAACGAGCTGGAAGAATACCAGGAGGTACTGCCCACGGCTGAAAGTATGGCTACAGCCATTTTTCACCGGCTCAAGCCCCATCTCAGGGGCCCTAACTACAGGCTCCTGCGGGTTTGTGTCTATGAAACCCAGGATGCCTGGGCCAGCTGGGAGGACCCCTGTGCTGCAGATTCATGA
- a CDS encoding MerR family transcriptional regulator: MNSIKMYAISELAAELEISPSTIRFYEDKGLISPERSAGNQRLYSRKHKARLKLILRGKRFGFSLAEIAEMIGYADVPLHEADQIRKSLAFGREKLEEIRRKKEDLALLEADILSMQEFLEKRLQSIK; the protein is encoded by the coding sequence ATGAATTCAATCAAGATGTACGCCATATCCGAGCTGGCTGCTGAGCTGGAAATCAGTCCTTCCACCATTCGTTTCTATGAGGATAAGGGGCTGATCTCTCCTGAACGCAGTGCTGGCAACCAGCGGCTGTATTCTAGAAAACACAAAGCAAGGCTCAAGCTGATTCTCCGGGGTAAGCGTTTCGGATTTTCTCTGGCAGAAATTGCGGAAATGATCGGATATGCGGATGTTCCCCTCCATGAGGCGGATCAGATTCGTAAAAGCCTTGCCTTTGGCAGGGAAAAGCTTGAGGAAATCCGAAGAAAAAAAGAGGATCTGGCCCTTTTGGAGGCGGACATTCTTTCCATGCAGGAGTTTCTGGAAAAACGGCTGCAATCCATAAAATAA
- a CDS encoding acyl-CoA dehydrogenase family protein has product MYDFLLSDEARALRSEVRDFVKTIPRQLLLDMDADKVQFPKEFLAEAGKRNLMGCRYPREWGGRGLDWVSTVMVMEEIGTLGYIMACTFGVGAELVCDAIIRHGTDRQKEKYVRPLLKGEIFAAECLTEPRGGSDFFATNTTAEDKGDHYVINGQKRFIVGGEGADYFLVYAKTDPEAKAHKSLTCFIVDRSEGVMVDYIYGLMGCRGGGAARIIFKDAKVPKENIVGSLHGGYAVFNTMMIPERLGTAAMTIGAARPALEVATGYTTRRKAFGREIARYQGVSFQVAEAAMLLDACRSMAYTTSRAVDTGVSENEIRRLVSESKKFITESCQKVVHNSMQVMGGIGYTNVFPVERIFRDVRLASIWTGTNEVMSLIIASEWYRKYMEDRALGITRDCENDAAEAFAEGEKIYE; this is encoded by the coding sequence ATGTATGATTTTCTTTTGTCCGATGAAGCCAGAGCTCTGCGCAGTGAAGTCCGGGATTTTGTAAAGACCATTCCAAGGCAGCTTCTGCTGGATATGGATGCGGATAAGGTGCAGTTTCCCAAAGAATTTCTTGCAGAAGCCGGGAAACGGAACCTCATGGGCTGCCGGTATCCCAGGGAGTGGGGCGGCCGAGGGCTGGACTGGGTGAGTACGGTTATGGTCATGGAAGAAATCGGAACCCTTGGTTATATTATGGCCTGTACCTTTGGCGTGGGGGCGGAGCTGGTCTGTGACGCCATTATCCGCCATGGAACGGATAGGCAGAAGGAAAAATATGTCAGGCCCCTGCTGAAGGGGGAGATCTTTGCAGCGGAATGTCTTACGGAACCCAGGGGCGGATCGGATTTCTTCGCAACAAACACCACGGCCGAAGATAAGGGAGATCATTATGTCATCAATGGCCAGAAGCGTTTTATCGTGGGTGGTGAAGGTGCGGATTATTTTCTGGTATACGCAAAGACCGATCCCGAAGCCAAGGCCCACAAGTCCCTGACCTGTTTTATCGTAGATCGCAGCGAAGGCGTGATGGTGGATTATATTTACGGACTCATGGGCTGCCGGGGTGGTGGTGCCGCGCGGATTATCTTTAAAGACGCAAAGGTTCCCAAGGAAAATATTGTGGGAAGCCTCCATGGGGGATATGCGGTTTTCAATACCATGATGATACCGGAGCGGCTGGGTACGGCAGCCATGACCATAGGTGCTGCCCGTCCGGCTCTGGAAGTAGCTACGGGTTACACCACAAGGCGCAAGGCCTTTGGCCGGGAAATTGCCCGTTATCAGGGTGTCAGTTTTCAGGTGGCAGAAGCGGCCATGCTGCTGGATGCCTGCCGTAGCATGGCCTACACCACCAGCCGGGCGGTGGATACGGGAGTTTCTGAAAACGAGATCCGCAGGCTGGTTTCCGAATCCAAAAAATTCATCACGGAATCCTGCCAGAAAGTGGTGCATAACAGCATGCAGGTGATGGGCGGCATTGGTTACACCAATGTTTTTCCCGTGGAGCGGATTTTTCGGGATGTGCGTCTGGCCTCCATCTGGACCGGCACCAATGAGGTCATGAGTCTTATCATCGCCAGTGAATGGTACAGAAAATATATGGAAGACAGGGCTTTAGGCATTACCCGGGACTGCGAAAACGATGCGGCAGAAGCCTTTGCCGAAGGAGAAAAGATTTACGAATAG
- the queF gene encoding NADPH-dependent 7-cyano-7-deazaguanine reductase QueF (Catalyzes the NADPH-dependent reduction of 7-cyano-7-deazaguanine (preQ0) to 7-aminomethyl-7-deazaguanine (preQ1) in queuosine biosynthesis), whose product MEDKFLSALPLGRTVTFSPRYDPTQLCPVPRSLARKTLGIGEKSLPFSGEDIWNCWELSWLDPAGKPEVAVAEFRIPATSPFLVESKSLKLYLNSFNMTPVSGIAELRERLIHDVGSIVQAPVGLRIFLPHEFSKLMPREPEGQCIDTLPLNAAKAPVPEVKSPDTITSERLFSRLLRSHCPVTGQPDWATLHISYTGQPICHESLLRYIVSMREHTGFHESCAEALFCRILDTCNPEQLSVHARFTRRGGIDINPFRSTHEEALPNHRDFRQ is encoded by the coding sequence ATGGAAGATAAGTTTCTTTCCGCCCTGCCCTTGGGCAGAACCGTGACATTCAGCCCCCGATATGACCCAACCCAGCTCTGCCCCGTGCCCCGCAGCCTCGCCAGAAAAACCCTGGGCATCGGGGAAAAATCCCTGCCCTTTTCCGGAGAAGACATCTGGAACTGCTGGGAACTGTCATGGCTGGACCCTGCGGGCAAACCGGAAGTGGCCGTAGCCGAATTCCGCATTCCAGCTACCAGCCCCTTTCTAGTGGAATCAAAATCCTTGAAACTGTATCTCAACAGCTTCAACATGACCCCTGTTTCCGGCATCGCCGAACTCCGAGAACGGCTGATCCATGATGTTGGCAGCATTGTTCAGGCACCCGTTGGCCTTCGCATCTTCCTACCGCATGAATTCTCAAAACTCATGCCCAGAGAACCCGAAGGTCAGTGCATTGACACCCTGCCCCTTAATGCTGCCAAAGCGCCGGTGCCGGAAGTAAAAAGTCCGGATACAATCACTTCCGAACGGCTCTTTTCCCGCCTTCTCCGCAGCCACTGCCCCGTAACCGGTCAACCGGACTGGGCAACACTGCACATAAGCTACACAGGCCAGCCCATCTGCCATGAAAGCCTGCTCAGGTATATTGTCAGCATGAGGGAACATACGGGTTTTCATGAATCCTGCGCCGAAGCTCTTTTCTGCCGGATTCTGGATACCTGCAACCCGGAACAACTTTCCGTCCATGCCCGGTTTACCCGCAGAGGCGGCATCGATATCAATCCCTTCCGCAGCACCCACGAGGAAGCATTGCCCAATCACAGGGATTTCCGGCAGTAA
- a CDS encoding ABC transporter ATP-binding protein: MNPAVELINVCMTFQNREILQHINLVIPEGQRMALTGPSGAGKSTILKIIAGLITPTSGRIIRHSRKIGYVFQEPRLLPWETALKNVIFPLLARGERQHHASEAGRECLAKMGLSGFEQHYPDQLSGGMKQRVSIARALVIEPDLLLLDEPFTGLDPNLRDSICHHMESALSQKTTTLIHVTHDAEGMIHTADTLYTLTAPDTLHALPRRIPSAAPEGVTATGPTALPRPG; encoded by the coding sequence ATGAACCCGGCCGTGGAGCTCATCAATGTGTGCATGACCTTCCAAAACAGGGAGATATTACAACATATCAACCTGGTCATTCCGGAAGGCCAGCGTATGGCCCTTACAGGTCCCAGTGGTGCGGGGAAATCCACCATCCTGAAAATCATTGCAGGCCTTATTACGCCAACCTCCGGCAGAATCATTCGCCACAGTCGCAAGATCGGCTATGTTTTTCAGGAGCCCCGCCTCCTGCCATGGGAAACGGCCCTCAAAAACGTAATTTTTCCACTCCTTGCCAGGGGAGAGAGGCAACATCATGCCAGTGAAGCAGGGAGAGAATGTCTTGCCAAAATGGGCCTTTCAGGATTTGAACAGCATTACCCCGATCAGCTTTCCGGCGGCATGAAACAGCGGGTTTCCATTGCCAGAGCCCTGGTCATTGAACCGGATCTCCTTCTTCTTGACGAACCCTTTACAGGCCTTGACCCCAATTTACGGGATTCAATCTGCCACCACATGGAAAGTGCCCTTTCCCAAAAAACGACCACCCTAATTCATGTTACCCACGATGCGGAGGGAATGATTCACACCGCCGATACTCTCTACACCCTCACCGCCCCCGACACGCTGCATGCCCTTCCCCGGAGAATTCCTTCCGCCGCCCCTGAAGGGGTCACAGCTACGGGACCTACGGCCCTGCCAAGACCCGGATAA
- a CDS encoding MinD/ParA family ATP-binding protein: MGDIIAFGGGKGGSGKSFLTSLTGSVLAAAGKEVVLVDLDLGAANLHSFLGITASRPGLQDFMEGRIANLSECCMETSLPRLFLISSKGCAGHVADLPAGWVLRLIQGFRSLPHDFILLDLGAGTYKNNMDFFLAASRGVVVTTPEPTAVENLFRFIHALFIRKIRAHVGDSGLRDLTRICLASKSAASIRPFDMAEALTAKDSEAGNRLLADLESIHLYLLLNQVRKTMDAEVAAQLMGFYPRFFGPVFTLGAVVSHHDVVNDAIMSREPFLKKYRSHTITRQVMGLARQLLSHR; the protein is encoded by the coding sequence ATGGGTGATATCATAGCCTTTGGGGGAGGAAAGGGAGGAAGCGGCAAGAGTTTTCTGACGTCCCTTACGGGAAGTGTCCTTGCTGCGGCCGGTAAAGAGGTAGTGCTGGTGGATCTGGATCTGGGAGCTGCCAATCTTCATTCCTTTCTGGGTATTACCGCATCCCGGCCGGGTCTTCAGGATTTTATGGAAGGTCGCATTGCAAACCTTTCGGAATGCTGCATGGAAACCTCTCTTCCTCGCCTCTTTCTTATATCTTCCAAGGGCTGCGCAGGCCATGTGGCTGATTTGCCTGCAGGTTGGGTACTGCGCTTGATTCAGGGTTTCAGAAGCCTCCCCCATGACTTCATCTTGCTGGATCTGGGAGCCGGAACCTATAAAAATAATATGGATTTTTTTCTGGCTGCATCCCGTGGGGTGGTCGTGACCACACCGGAGCCAACGGCTGTGGAAAATCTTTTCCGTTTCATTCATGCCCTTTTCATTCGAAAAATACGCGCTCATGTGGGAGATTCCGGGCTTCGTGATCTGACCCGCATCTGTCTTGCCTCGAAGTCCGCCGCTTCCATACGGCCTTTCGATATGGCAGAAGCCCTTACAGCGAAGGATTCCGAAGCCGGAAACAGGCTGTTGGCGGATCTTGAATCCATACACCTCTATCTGCTTCTTAATCAGGTAAGAAAAACCATGGATGCGGAAGTGGCTGCGCAGCTGATGGGGTTTTACCCCAGGTTTTTCGGCCCTGTTTTCACCCTTGGTGCTGTGGTGAGCCATCATGATGTGGTGAATGATGCCATCATGAGCCGGGAACCTTTTCTGAAAAAATACCGGAGTCATACCATAACCCGCCAGGTGATGGGCCTTGCCCGCCAGCTTCTCTCGCACAGGTAG
- a CDS encoding OmpA family protein — MHHRTVVWAIMEKAENHGRKVLLAGFADSHGDHRYNQELSLKRAVVVADALKARGVHRVRGLGVGQELPVASNENPEGRARNRRVEIWVR, encoded by the coding sequence TTGCATCATCGAACGGTTGTTTGGGCCATCATGGAAAAGGCAGAAAACCATGGCAGGAAAGTGCTGCTTGCGGGATTTGCGGACAGTCATGGTGACCATCGTTATAATCAGGAGTTGTCCCTGAAGCGGGCTGTGGTGGTGGCCGATGCCCTGAAGGCCAGAGGGGTGCATCGGGTAAGGGGCCTTGGAGTGGGGCAGGAGTTGCCCGTGGCATCCAACGAAAATCCTGAAGGAAGGGCCAGAAACCGACGTGTGGAAATCTGGGTGAGGTAG
- the queC gene encoding 7-cyano-7-deazaguanine synthase QueC, whose protein sequence is MQENETPMTSSIESVLVLSGGMDSTVLLYDLMAKKRQTAAISFDYGSRHNHRELPMAAATCEKLGVIHRIIRLPFIGELFSSALLKTGPPIPEGSYDTANLSQTVVPFRNPILMSIAVGYAASIGAKEVLLASHSGDHALYPDCRKTFNEAFDQAVRLGTDNAVHLSFPYAGLDKGQIAEIGRRLGVDFTLTWTCYKGGNRHCGRCSACVERSQALKRSEGLDPTLYEDQGEHHGR, encoded by the coding sequence ATGCAAGAAAATGAAACCCCCATGACTTCATCCATAGAATCCGTACTGGTGCTTTCCGGGGGTATGGATTCCACGGTGCTACTCTATGACCTGATGGCAAAAAAAAGACAAACCGCTGCCATCAGTTTTGATTACGGTTCCCGGCATAACCACAGAGAGCTGCCCATGGCCGCCGCCACCTGTGAAAAGCTGGGTGTCATCCACCGGATCATCCGGCTTCCTTTCATCGGTGAGCTTTTTTCCTCTGCCCTGCTCAAAACAGGCCCCCCCATACCGGAAGGTTCCTATGATACGGCCAACCTGTCCCAGACTGTTGTACCCTTCCGCAACCCCATCCTCATGAGTATTGCCGTGGGCTATGCGGCCTCCATCGGCGCAAAGGAAGTGCTGCTGGCCTCCCACAGCGGCGACCATGCTCTCTATCCGGACTGCCGAAAAACCTTTAACGAAGCCTTTGATCAGGCCGTGCGTCTGGGAACGGACAATGCCGTTCACCTTTCCTTTCCCTATGCTGGACTGGACAAGGGGCAGATTGCAGAAATCGGGCGCAGGCTGGGTGTGGACTTCACCCTTACCTGGACCTGCTACAAAGGTGGCAACCGGCACTGCGGCCGCTGCAGTGCCTGTGTGGAACGCAGTCAGGCACTCAAGCGCTCAGAGGGTCTGGATCCCACCCTCTATGAAGATCAGGGAGAACATCATGGAAGATAA
- a CDS encoding 7-carboxy-7-deazaguanine synthase QueE, whose translation MLQIHELFRSIQGEGPFAGRPAVFLRLSGCVQPHCPFCDTPEALGKGKSIPVEELVEQMTSGGPGLAVITGGEPFLQWESGLKELEAALLQKGMEIQYESSGRAGVPDGVQGQVVLSPKPGQWPPPSVLGKAFAVKPLMGDKPEIVLREIYRSGLPPEKIWLMALGASREEQLQRMPLLWEICTRYGYHFCPRLHILVHDRKKGV comes from the coding sequence GTGCTGCAGATTCATGAACTCTTCCGCTCTATACAGGGAGAAGGCCCCTTCGCCGGACGACCGGCTGTTTTTCTGCGCCTTTCCGGCTGTGTGCAACCCCACTGTCCCTTCTGTGATACACCCGAAGCCTTGGGAAAAGGAAAGAGCATACCGGTGGAAGAACTGGTGGAACAGATGACTTCCGGAGGCCCGGGCCTTGCTGTGATTACCGGAGGTGAACCCTTCCTGCAGTGGGAAAGCGGCCTGAAGGAACTGGAAGCCGCCCTCCTGCAAAAAGGTATGGAAATCCAATACGAAAGCAGCGGTCGGGCTGGTGTACCCGATGGCGTGCAGGGCCAGGTGGTCCTTTCTCCCAAGCCCGGCCAGTGGCCCCCCCCATCGGTACTGGGTAAAGCCTTTGCCGTCAAACCCCTGATGGGCGATAAGCCGGAAATCGTTCTCAGAGAAATTTACCGTTCCGGACTGCCACCGGAAAAAATATGGCTCATGGCCCTGGGAGCCAGCCGGGAGGAACAGCTTCAGCGTATGCCCCTTTTATGGGAGATCTGTACCCGGTACGGGTACCATTTCTGCCCAAGACTTCATATCCTTGTCCATGACCGGAAAAAAGGAGTCTGA
- a CDS encoding MFS transporter, with product MAYLNFFFQNQKLLLFGVLLTFFSSFGQTFLISVFVPHILTKFSLNSGQFGTIYSLATLCSAAFLPFFGRLLDKSSIGSFALGTGLALLVSCWLMALSPGVAFLFAALLGLRISGQGLMGLTASTAMARLFTRFRGRALSISATGYALGEGLLPLLTVLILHTFGWHTTWLMAGFCIALVFLPLSIFLIKDAGTPAQGTTETTETWSPVQLLGDARFYLILPGVMAVPFLLTGIFLYQTSLADFKGYTPALMASGFTAYAVMRMFSSIAVGPWIDRMGGIRLFPFSIVPLFMGLLVLWTQSGIGCIYLFFILAGASQGISGILATAVWAEVYGVDVLGQVKSLSAMVVVFSTALSPALFGWLIASNFSFSWILPGAAAFCILAFVSGLAMRRIVST from the coding sequence ATGGCATATCTGAATTTTTTCTTTCAAAATCAAAAGCTTTTACTCTTCGGAGTTTTGCTTACCTTTTTTTCAAGCTTTGGCCAGACCTTTCTGATCTCCGTCTTTGTTCCCCATATTCTGACAAAATTCTCACTGAACAGCGGACAGTTCGGAACCATTTACTCCCTTGCCACCCTGTGCAGTGCTGCTTTTCTTCCCTTTTTCGGCAGGCTTCTGGACAAAAGCAGCATCGGTTCCTTTGCCTTAGGTACGGGGCTGGCACTGCTTGTATCCTGCTGGCTTATGGCCCTGTCTCCGGGAGTTGCCTTTCTGTTTGCCGCACTGCTGGGCCTGCGAATTTCCGGACAGGGACTGATGGGTCTTACGGCTTCAACGGCCATGGCAAGGCTTTTTACCAGGTTCCGGGGACGGGCCTTAAGCATTTCTGCTACGGGTTATGCTTTGGGGGAAGGGCTTCTGCCCCTTCTTACCGTACTGATACTGCATACCTTCGGATGGCATACCACCTGGCTCATGGCAGGTTTTTGTATTGCTTTGGTTTTTCTGCCCCTTTCAATTTTTCTGATTAAGGATGCCGGGACACCGGCGCAGGGAACAACGGAAACAACGGAAACATGGTCACCCGTGCAGCTTCTCGGCGATGCCCGCTTTTATCTGATTCTGCCGGGTGTTATGGCCGTACCCTTTCTGCTTACCGGCATTTTTCTCTATCAAACCAGCCTTGCCGATTTCAAAGGCTATACACCCGCTCTTATGGCTTCCGGATTTACGGCCTATGCGGTAATGCGCATGTTCAGCTCCATTGCCGTGGGTCCATGGATAGACCGTATGGGCGGAATCCGATTGTTTCCCTTTTCGATAGTACCTCTTTTTATGGGGCTTCTTGTGCTATGGACACAGTCGGGCATCGGGTGCATCTATCTCTTTTTTATTCTGGCGGGAGCTTCTCAGGGGATTTCGGGTATCCTTGCCACAGCCGTGTGGGCAGAAGTATATGGCGTGGATGTTCTGGGGCAGGTCAAAAGCCTGAGTGCCATGGTGGTGGTTTTCAGTACGGCACTCAGTCCGGCTCTTTTTGGCTGGCTGATTGCTTCCAATTTCAGTTTTTCATGGATACTGCCCGGAGCAGCGGCTTTCTGTATACTTGCCTTTGTTTCAGGCCTTGCCATGCGCCGCATCGTAAGTACCTGA